Proteins from a genomic interval of Drosophila melanogaster chromosome 2R:
- the Cyp9c1 gene encoding cytochrome P450 9c1, with protein sequence MVFVELSIFVAFIGLLLYKWSVYTFGYFSKRGVAHEKPIPLLGNIPWSVLMGKESYIKHSIDLHLRLKQHKVYGVFNLRDPLYYLSDPELIRQVGIKNFDTFTNHRKGITEGFNDTSVISKSLLSLRDRRWKQMRSTLTPTFTSLKIRQMFELIHFCNVEAVDFVQRQLDAGTSELELKDFFTRYTNDVIATAAFGIQVNSFKDPNNEFFSIGQRISEFTFWGGLKVMLYILMPKLMKALRVPVMDMNNVDYFKKLVFGAMKYRKEQSIVRPDMIHLLMEAQRQFKAEQEGSAESAAQQDKAEFNDDDLLAQCLLFFSAGFETVATCLSFTSYELMMNPEVQEKLLAEILAVKEQLGEKPLDYDTLMGMKYLNCVVSESLRKWPPAFIVDRMCGSDFQLKDEEGEVVVNLREDDLVHINVGALHHDPDNFPEPEQFRPERFDEEHKHEIRQFTYLPFGVGQRSCIGNRLALMEVKSLIFQLVLRYHLKPTDRTPADMMSSISGFRLLPRELFWCKLESRGPA encoded by the exons GGCCCACGAAAAGCCAATTCCTCTGCTAGGAAATATTCCGTGGTCGGTGCTGATGGGTAAAGAGTCGTACATAAAACATAG CATTGACCTGCACTTGCGCCTGAAGCAGCACAAGGTCTATGGAGTCTTCAACCTGCGGGATCCCCTATACTATCTCTCCGACCCGGAACTCATTCGCCAGGTGGGCATCAAGAACTTCGATACCTTCACCAACCATCGCAAGGGGATAACTGAAGGATTCAACGATACCAGCGTGATTTCCAAGAGCTTGCTCAGTCTGCGGGATCGTCGCTGGAAGCAAATGCGCAGCACCCTGACGCCTACTTTCACCAGCCTCAAAATCCGACAGATGTTCGAGCTCATCCATTTCTGCAATGTAGAGGCGGTGGACTTCGTGCAGCGCCAACTGGATGCCGGCACTTCCGAACTGGAGCTAAAGGACTTCTTCACGCGCTACACCAACGACGTGATCGCGACGGCTGCCTTTGGCATCCAAGTGAATTCCTTCAAGGATCCCAACAACGAGTTCTTTTCCATCGGGCAGCGCATTTCAGAGTTTACTTTCTGGGGCGGACTCAAAGTAATGCTATACATTCTGATGCCAAAATTGATGAAG GCACTTCGGGTCCCCGTGATGGACATGAATAACGTGGACTACTTCAAAAAGCTGGTCTTCGGTGCCATGAAGTATCGAAAGGAGCAGAGTATCGTGCGGCCCGATATGATTCATTTGCTGATGGAGGCGCAGAGACAGTTTAAGGCAGAGCAAGAAGGATCTGCGGAGAGTGCAGCACAGCAGGATAAGGCCGAATTCAACGATGACGACTTGCTGGCCCAGTGCCTCTTGTTCTTCTCGGCAGGATTCGAAACAGTGGCCACCTGCCTTAGCTTCACCAGCTACGAACTTATGATGAACCCCGAAGTGCAAGAAAAATTGCTCGCGGAGATCCTGGCCGTAAAGGAGCAGCTGGGTGAGAAGCCACTAGACTACGACACCCTGATGGGCATGAAATATCTGAACTGCGTGGTGTCCGAGTCGCTGAGAAAGTGGCCACCGGCGTTCATCGTGGATCGAATGTGTGGGTCTGATTTCCAGTTGAAGGATGAGGAAGGCGAGGTGGTGGTTAACCTGCGGGAGGACGACTTAGTGCACATCAACGTGGGGGCACTTCATCACGACCCGGATAACTTCCCGGAACCCGAGCAATTCCGACCGGAGCGCTTTGACGAGGAGCACAAGCACGAGATCCGGCAGTTCACGTACCTGCCCTTTGGAGTGGGCCAACGAAGCTGCATAGGCAACCGGCTGGCTCTCATGGAGGTGAAGTCCCTGATCTTCCAGTTGGTCCTGCGCTACCACCTGAAGCCTACGGATCGCACTCCGGCGGACATGATGAGCAGCATCTCCGGTTTCCGACTGCTGCCCCGGGAGCTGTTCTGGTGCAAGTTGGAGTCCCGTGGACCcgcttaa
- the CG3640 gene encoding uncharacterized protein, producing the protein MFSIRVWFICLVIVTLNSFPAYSWDYCQEHWCPRSTDHVACNNNGTFGLDCGREARLIPLSNQLQAFIVHQVNFYRNQVASGGLSAFGPARRMASVRWDPELAQLAELAAKRCSLSGDGCRNTRRFKHVGQLTGHVIFSAGKHSDLELLRHKISNWFGQYMRASKDLQAADPSSNISSFRQLIQESSTHMGCGVLRQRSHMLWHQQFIVCNFARRNMPREQVYQVGVAATGCRSGRNPRYPNLCALQEEYDVNAVDRFHSKRPLRIRFKYSASHPSKVLGADRDVAFHPNIKLGRL; encoded by the exons ATGTTTTCGATCAGAGTGTGGTTCATCTGCCTGGTGATAGTTACCCTCAACTCCTTTCCCGCCTACTCCTGGGATTATTGCCAAGAGCACTGGTGTCCGCGTTCCACCGACCACGTAGCGTGCAACAACAACGGG ACGTTTGGCCTCGATTGCGGAAGGGAGGCCAGGCTAATCCCGCTCAGCAATCAGTTGCAGGCGTTCATTGTGCACCAGGTAAACTTCTATCGCAACCAGGTGGCTTCGGGCGGACTCTCCGCCTTCGGACCCGCCCGCCGAATGGCTAGTGTCCGCTGGGATCCCGAGCTGGCACAGCTGGCTGAGCTGGCGGCAAAGAGGTGCAGTTTGTCCGGCGATGGATGCCGCAACACCAGGCGATTCAAGCACGTGGGCCAGCTGACGGGCCACGTAATCTTCAGTGCGGGAAAGCACAGCGACTTGGAGCTGCTGCGCCACAAGATCTCGAATTGGTTTGGCCAGTACATGAGAGCCAGCAAGGATCTGCAAGCCGCCGATCCATcaagcaacatcagcagcttCCGGCAGTTGATACAGGAAAGCTCCACCCACATGGGATGCGGCGTGCTCCGCCAGAGGAGCCACATGCTGTGGCACCAGCAGTTCATCGTCTGTAACTTTGCCCGTAGGAATATGCCCCGCGAGCAGGTCTAccaggtgggcgtggctgccaCAGGATGCAGGTCGGGAAGGAATCCTCGCTATCCCAATCTCTGCGCTCTGCAGGAAGAATACGATGTGAACGCCGTCGACCGTTTTCACTCAAAGCGGCCACTTAGGATAAGGTTCAAGTACAGCGCATCCCATCCATCGAAAGTTTTGGGTGCTGATCGTGATGTAGCCTTCCATCCCAATATCAAGTTGGGACGTCTTTAA
- the CG4781 gene encoding uncharacterized protein has protein sequence MARLEVIRGLTFALLLTQLLAAHVARAEVIDAEETDRFCYPESSKNSRRSCECSNVSASPWGNRALRIDCSYKDYKVADLSLLLPLYIDSLDLSWNALDSVPIFTSDSLHQLNLRHNNISQLVSGNFKQLTSLRELYLGWNSIGKLESGSFDGLPHLQVLDLAHNNLHLLPGHLFAPLLVLGTLDISWNRRFNESGGDLYTGLGVNWKLSTLRLDACSLNDLHLPVNAPLKELSLRRNQLKRIPTQLPETLLRLDISDNLLEELLPEDTANLTQVRQLFIEDMPVLQRVVANSLTHVDVLETLSFQNSRQLSHLDAEAFGPIMTTPTKKRALRSLSFRGTMLRTFNSTLAPIFTQLAELDLNGLPLQCDCELVWLKQLPVQTNGRCYKPARIRGMLVTSARGDAFSCDTWPRWAYGLVVLSLIALSAAGIYLIVMGLRPHRGVTMRRKVGAGSPYARVTIEPNRQENPH, from the coding sequence ATGGCGAGGTTGGAAGTTATAAGAGGGCTGACCTTTGCCCTGCTGCTGACGCAGTTGCTGGCAGCCCACGTCGCCCGGGCGGAGGTCATCGATGCGGAGGAGACGGATCGCTTCTGCTACCCGGAGTCCTCGAAGAACTCCCGGCGGTCCTGTGAGTGCAGCAACGTGAGTGCTTCTCCCTGGGGAAACCGAGCCCTGCGCATCGACTGCAGCTACAAGGACTACAAGGTGGCGGATCTCtccctgctgctgccactgtaCATCGACTCCCTGGACCTGTCCTGGAACGCCCTGGACTCAGTACCGATCTTCACTAGCGACAGTCTGCACCAGCTGAACCTGAGGCACAACAACATTTCGCAGTTGGTGTCCGGAAACTTCAAGCAACTGACCAGTTTGAGGGAGCTGTATCTGGGCTGGAACAGCATTGGCAAACTAGAGTCCGGATCTTTTGACGGATTGCCACATCTGCAGGTCCTTGACCTAGCCCACAACAATCTGCACTTGCTGCCCGGTCATCTTTTTGCCCCGCTTTTGGTCCTGGGCACCTTGGACATCTCTTGGAATCGACGCTTCAACGAGTCTGGCGGGGATCTATACACCGGACTCGGGGTGAACTGGAAACTCTCCACCTTAAGACTGGACGCTTGTAGCCTAAATGATCTTCACCTGCCCGTAAATGCACCTCTGAAAGAGCTTTCCCTCCGTCGAAACCAGTTGAAGCGGATTCCCACACAGCTGCCGGAGACTTTACTCCGCCTAGACATTAGCGACAATctgctggaggagctgctgccGGAGGACACGGCTAATCTCACCCAGGTGCGCCAACTTTTTATCGAGGACATGCCGGTGCTCCAGAGGGTGGTGGCCAATTCCCTGACCCACGTAGATGTCCTCGAGACATTGAGCTTCCAGAACAGCCGTCAGCTTAGCCACTTGGACGCGGAGGCCTTTGGACCCATCATGACCACCCCCACCAAAAAAAGAGCTCTGCGGTCGCTGAGCTTTCGCGGCACTATGCTGCGCACCTTTAATTCCACGCTGGCGCCGATTTTTACTCAGCTTGCCGAACTGGATCTCAACGGTCTGCCGCTGCAGTGTGACTGCGAGCTCGTCTGGCTGAAGCAGCTGCCGGTCCAAACCAACGGGCGCTGCTACAAGCCGGCCCGCATCCGTGGCATGCTGGTCACCTCAGCCCGCGGCGACGCCTTCAGCTGCGACACCTGGCCGAGATGGGCCTACGGCCTGGTGGTGCTCTCACTGATCGCCCTCAGCGCCGCGGGGATCTACCTGATCGTCATGGGACTGAGACCCCATCGGGGAGTCACCATGCGGCGCAAGGTCGGTGCCGGCAGTCCCTACGCCCGCGTCACCATCGAGCCCAATCGCCAGGAGAATCCCCACTAG